The window TAAGGATGTGGTGCTATCCTTGTTCCCAACCGCCACTCTTCGCGGTGTGGATCGGCAAAGATACTCCTCTCTTATTTTCACGGCGCGGGCGCGAATCGGCCGAGTAAAAGAACCTATGGCGAACGAGGATATTCCTACCTATAACCTGAAGGCCGTTGTCCGCGAGACGGGCTTGAAGCCCGATACGTTGCGCGCCTGGGAGCGGCGCTATGGGATGCCCGATCCCGATCGCACCGGCGGCGGCCATCGCCTCTATTCCCAACGGGATATCAACACGCTCAAATGGCTATTGGCGCGCCAACACGAGGGCATGAGCATCAGTCGCGCCGTCGGCCTGTGGCGCAACCTGCAAGAGGAAGGGCGCGACCCCTTCCAGCTATATCCCCCCATCAGCCAGCACACGGCGGCCGCCGCGCCATCGCCCATCGAACTGGGCAACACGGTCGTCGATCTGCGCCGCGCCTGGGTCGAGGCCGCCCTGCGCTTCGATGAGCGCCAGGCCGAACTGATCCTCAATCAGGCGTTTTCGTATTACTCGCCCGAAGTGGTGTGCTTTGAACTGCTCCAGAAAGCCCTGGCGGAGATGGGCGCCGGCTGGTATGAGGGGGCGATCTCGGTGCAACAGGAGCATTTCGCCTCGGCTCTCGCCTTGCGTCGTCTCGATTCCCTGCTGGCCGCCACCCCCGCCCCCACCCAACCCGGCCGCATCATCGTCGGTTGCCCGCCGGGCGAATTCCACACCTTCAGTCCACTGTTGGTGACTTTCCTTTTGCGCCGCCGCGGCTGGGATGTGGTCTATCTGGGGGCCGACGTGCCCATCAACCGCCTCCAGGCCACCATCGAAGCGACCCACACCGATCTGGTCGTCTTCTCGGCCCAATTGCTGGACACGGCCGCTTCCCTCCTGGACGCCGCCCAATCGCTGGAGGACGCCGGTGTGTCCCTGGCCTTCGGCGGCCACATCTTCACCGCCACGCCCGGCCTGGCCGAACGCATCCCCGGCCATTATCTGGGCGACGTGTTGCAACAGGTGCCCTACGTCATCGAACGGTTGGCGCTCAACCAGCAGCCTGCCCCACCCACAATACCGGTCACC is drawn from Candidatus Promineifilum breve and contains these coding sequences:
- a CDS encoding MerR family transcriptional regulator, producing MANEDIPTYNLKAVVRETGLKPDTLRAWERRYGMPDPDRTGGGHRLYSQRDINTLKWLLARQHEGMSISRAVGLWRNLQEEGRDPFQLYPPISQHTAAAAPSPIELGNTVVDLRRAWVEAALRFDERQAELILNQAFSYYSPEVVCFELLQKALAEMGAGWYEGAISVQQEHFASALALRRLDSLLAATPAPTQPGRIIVGCPPGEFHTFSPLLVTFLLRRRGWDVVYLGADVPINRLQATIEATHTDLVVFSAQLLDTAASLLDAAQSLEDAGVSLAFGGHIFTATPGLAERIPGHYLGDVLQQVPYVIERLALNQQPAPPTIPVTDNYRRAWAYFRERASLIETQLWQQNMRWNGATSDFSDISHYLTRNILSALRLGDLDYVGPNLEWAAGIVSNHHLPPQALPEFMTAYTQAAAHHLSEPEGHLVVDWLGKVTAALQVSPALTTPNR